Proteins from a genomic interval of Treponema succinifaciens DSM 2489:
- the cytX gene encoding putative hydroxymethylpyrimidine transporter CytX, protein MNIKSKEVNMALIWFGAGVSIAEIITGTYFAPLGFSKGILAILAGHIIGCALLFLAGSIGSFSKRSSMETTKGSFGILGSKFFALLNILQLTGWTGIMIYDGALSINGIFKNGAWLWAIVIGLLIAAWIFIGIKNVSKLNVASLSALFILTLVLCKIIFFNGDNSVVSSTQEEAMSFGAAVELAAAMPLSWLPLISDYTKESNKPVMSSLLSSLVYGATSCWMYLIGMGAAIFTSETDISLILLKSGLGWAALVIVILSTVTTTFLDAFSAGISFETISSKPSGKTVALIVTALGTIGAVFLPMDNITDFLYLIGSVFAPMISIQIADFFVLKNDSSAKSIDLQKAVIWILGFALYRISLSWNFILGNTLPVMLIIFAVTVAAQKILGKKK, encoded by the coding sequence ATGAACATAAAGTCAAAAGAAGTAAACATGGCATTGATTTGGTTTGGAGCCGGAGTTTCAATCGCTGAAATTATAACAGGAACATATTTTGCGCCATTGGGATTTTCAAAAGGAATACTTGCAATTTTGGCGGGACACATCATCGGATGCGCGCTTTTGTTTCTTGCCGGAAGCATAGGCTCGTTTTCAAAAAGAAGCTCAATGGAAACAACAAAGGGAAGCTTTGGAATTCTTGGAAGCAAATTTTTCGCGTTGCTGAATATACTTCAGCTTACAGGCTGGACTGGAATCATGATTTACGACGGCGCGCTTTCTATAAACGGAATTTTTAAAAACGGAGCATGGCTCTGGGCAATCGTAATCGGACTTTTAATAGCCGCCTGGATTTTTATTGGAATAAAAAATGTAAGCAAGCTGAACGTCGCATCCTTGTCTGCCCTTTTTATTCTTACACTCGTTTTGTGCAAAATAATTTTTTTCAACGGAGACAATTCAGTTGTAAGCTCCACTCAAGAAGAAGCGATGAGTTTTGGAGCGGCAGTAGAACTTGCGGCAGCAATGCCGTTGTCATGGCTACCGTTAATCAGCGACTACACAAAAGAAAGCAACAAGCCTGTCATGTCCTCGCTTTTGAGCAGCCTTGTCTACGGAGCAACCAGCTGCTGGATGTACCTGATTGGAATGGGTGCGGCAATCTTCACTTCGGAAACAGACATTTCACTCATTCTCTTAAAGTCAGGACTTGGCTGGGCGGCTCTTGTAATCGTGATTCTTTCAACTGTAACAACAACTTTCCTTGACGCGTTCTCGGCTGGAATTTCTTTTGAAACAATTTCTTCAAAGCCAAGCGGCAAGACTGTCGCGCTGATTGTAACTGCGCTAGGCACAATAGGAGCAGTCTTTCTTCCGATGGACAACATCACGGACTTTTTGTACTTAATCGGCTCGGTCTTTGCCCCGATGATTTCAATTCAAATTGCAGATTTCTTTGTCCTGAAGAATGACAGTTCAGCAAAAAGCATTGACCTGCAAAAAGCCGTAATCTGGATTCTAGGATTCGCGCTTTACAGAATTTCATTAAGCTGGAATTTCATCCTCGGAAACACACTACCTGTAATGCTCATAATTTTTGCCGTAACAGTCGCCGCCCAAAAAATTCTAGGCAAGAAAAAATAA
- the thiD gene encoding bifunctional hydroxymethylpyrimidine kinase/phosphomethylpyrimidine kinase, whose protein sequence is MKTALTIAGSDSSGGAGIQADIKTMTANGVYAMSAVTALTAQNTTGVKSILESTPEFLKDQLDCVFTDIFPDAVKTGMVSSVPLIKVIADRLKFYNAKNIVIDPVMVSTSGFKLISDDAVKTLCEELFPLATVITPNIPEAEILCGKKISSEEQMEEAAKSISEKFNVAVLLKGGHNLNDANDLLFQAGKAKWFKGKKINNSNTHGTGCTLSSAIASNLAKGKSLEISVEKAKDYISGCLGAMLDLGKGSGPMNHAFKINGEY, encoded by the coding sequence ATGAAAACTGCATTAACAATCGCTGGATCTGATTCTAGCGGAGGCGCCGGAATTCAAGCAGACATCAAGACAATGACAGCGAACGGAGTTTACGCAATGAGCGCTGTTACTGCCCTGACTGCCCAAAACACAACTGGCGTAAAATCAATTTTGGAGTCCACGCCAGAATTTCTAAAAGACCAGCTGGACTGCGTGTTCACGGACATTTTTCCGGATGCTGTAAAAACCGGAATGGTTTCTTCTGTTCCGCTCATCAAGGTAATTGCAGACCGCCTGAAATTCTACAACGCAAAAAACATCGTGATTGATCCAGTCATGGTTTCAACAAGCGGATTCAAGCTGATTTCAGATGACGCTGTAAAAACATTGTGCGAAGAGCTTTTTCCGCTGGCAACTGTAATCACTCCGAATATTCCGGAAGCTGAAATTCTTTGCGGCAAAAAAATTTCTTCAGAAGAGCAGATGGAAGAAGCCGCAAAATCAATTAGCGAAAAATTCAATGTCGCAGTTTTACTAAAAGGCGGACACAACTTGAACGATGCAAACGACTTGCTCTTTCAGGCTGGAAAAGCAAAATGGTTCAAGGGCAAAAAAATAAACAACAGCAACACTCACGGAACTGGCTGCACACTTTCAAGTGCAATAGCTTCAAATCTTGCAAAGGGAAAAAGCCTTGAGATTTCAGTTGAAAAAGCAAAGGACTACATTTCAGGCTGTCTTGGAGCAATGCTAGACCTTGGCAAAGGAAGCGGTCCGATGAATCACGCATTCAAAATAAATGGAGAATATTAA
- the thiE gene encoding thiamine phosphate synthase produces MKSVELKTSLLLYAVTDRAWLGKNFCCETLSDAVFQAIEGGATLIQLREKELSEKEFLDEAFSIKEICASKKIPLIINDNVKIAKETDVCGVHIGQSDMELKEARKILGADKIIGVSCQTVEQALQAEKNGADYLGVGAVFSTSTKTDADNVPLSTLKEICSSVKIPVVAIGGISLQNMSQLKGSGIAGVSVISAIFAQQDIRSSTKELKSSAEKLFLSFIDC; encoded by the coding sequence ATGAAATCCGTTGAACTAAAAACTTCCCTTTTGCTTTATGCCGTTACCGACAGAGCTTGGCTTGGAAAAAACTTCTGCTGCGAAACTTTAAGCGACGCGGTTTTTCAGGCGATTGAAGGCGGCGCAACTTTGATTCAGCTTAGGGAAAAAGAACTTTCAGAAAAAGAATTTTTAGACGAAGCATTCAGCATAAAAGAAATTTGCGCCTCAAAAAAAATTCCTTTAATCATAAATGACAATGTGAAAATCGCAAAAGAAACAGACGTTTGCGGAGTTCACATCGGGCAAAGCGACATGGAATTAAAGGAAGCAAGAAAAATCTTGGGTGCAGATAAAATCATCGGAGTTTCTTGCCAGACAGTTGAGCAGGCTTTGCAGGCAGAAAAAAACGGAGCTGACTATCTTGGAGTTGGAGCAGTTTTTTCAACATCCACAAAAACGGATGCGGACAATGTTCCGCTTTCAACTTTAAAGGAAATTTGCAGCTCTGTAAAAATTCCTGTTGTAGCAATCGGAGGAATTTCTTTGCAAAACATGAGCCAGCTTAAAGGCAGCGGCATTGCAGGAGTTTCAGTTATAAGCGCGATTTTCGCACAGCAAGATATACGCAGTTCAACAAAGGAACTCAAGTCTTCCGCAGAAAAACTTTTTCTGTCATTTATAGATTGTTAA
- the thiM gene encoding hydroxyethylthiazole kinase — protein MFKECLDSVKENSPLIHNITNYVTVNDVANAILAVGASPIMADEKKEAAEITSICNGLNINIGTLNRNTIRAMLAAGKKAQSLNHKILLDPVGAGASTLRTKTALALISKIKFDVIRGNISEIKTLATGSGKTKGVDANIEDAVSESNLESAVAFAKNFAEKQNCVVAITGAIDLVSDGKKCFVIRNGKPQMGRITGTGCQLSGIMTAFICAGKNTLESSAAAVCAMGLAGEIAWQKMQEGDGNSTYRNRIIDALFNMTGTELEAGAKYEIR, from the coding sequence ATGTTTAAAGAATGTCTTGATTCAGTAAAAGAAAATTCTCCGCTCATCCACAACATCACAAATTATGTAACAGTCAACGATGTTGCAAACGCAATTCTCGCAGTGGGCGCAAGTCCGATTATGGCAGATGAAAAAAAAGAAGCCGCAGAAATCACTTCAATTTGCAATGGCTTGAACATAAACATTGGAACGCTCAACCGCAACACAATAAGAGCCATGCTTGCAGCCGGAAAAAAAGCACAGAGCCTGAATCACAAGATTTTGTTAGATCCAGTCGGTGCCGGAGCAAGCACTCTTAGAACAAAGACCGCGCTTGCACTTATAAGCAAAATCAAATTTGATGTAATCCGCGGAAATATTTCAGAAATAAAAACTCTCGCAACCGGAAGCGGAAAAACAAAAGGTGTGGACGCAAACATTGAAGACGCAGTTTCAGAAAGCAACCTTGAATCCGCAGTTGCATTTGCAAAAAATTTCGCGGAAAAACAAAACTGCGTTGTCGCAATCACAGGTGCAATCGATTTAGTTTCAGACGGAAAAAAATGCTTTGTCATCAGAAACGGCAAACCGCAGATGGGACGCATAACGGGAACTGGATGCCAGCTAAGCGGAATTATGACAGCTTTTATCTGCGCAGGAAAAAACACATTGGAATCTAGCGCGGCGGCAGTTTGCGCAATGGGACTTGCCGGTGAAATCGCCTGGCAAAAAATGCAGGAAGGCGACGGAAATTCAACTTACAGAAACAGAATCATAGACGCGCTTTTCAACATGACAGGAACAGAACTTGAAGCAGGCGCAAAATATGAAATCCGTTGA
- a CDS encoding NAD(P)/FAD-dependent oxidoreductase yields the protein MIKEVSIVIQPEKEKDENFIQKEICLALKKQGISFEEKDISTVFVKKSIDARHRNIKLFLRYKVYIGENPSDEFALPEWKTADGKRTVAIIGSGPAGLFGALKLLEHGVRPVVIERGSETSKRKRDIAMISTTGIVDENSNYCFGEGGAGTFSDGKLYTRSNKRGNINGILKIFEHFGADKKILTDAHPHIGTDKLPAIVNNIRNFILQQGGEFLFDTECVDFILEKSGSEKIVKGVVVKNHGEIKSIFADAVLLATGHSADSIYTLLAKNSPESLEAKTFAMGVRVEHPRTLIDLIQFHGEKKQELGAAEYRLTSQIDGRGVYSFCMCPGGFVVPSSTGPSEIVVNGMSAAGRNSKWSNSAIVVETRPEDIPNEFVEKAKSIGTEKIAGLLFRKFIEQKTFENGIGQKAPAQRLVDFLNRKSSESLPPASYAPGVVASRLDEWLPAQISNRLEKAFVEFNKSMKGFVCDDALLIASETRTSTPVRILRGKESFECLGLRNLFPAGEGSGYSGGIVSSAMDGENACERIALQWSK from the coding sequence ATGATAAAAGAAGTTTCCATTGTGATTCAGCCTGAAAAAGAAAAGGATGAAAATTTCATACAAAAAGAAATCTGCCTTGCATTAAAAAAACAAGGAATCAGCTTTGAAGAAAAAGACATTTCAACTGTATTTGTAAAAAAATCGATTGACGCGCGCCATAGAAATATAAAGCTTTTCTTGCGCTATAAAGTTTACATCGGGGAAAATCCTTCTGATGAATTTGCTTTGCCTGAATGGAAAACTGCGGATGGAAAAAGAACTGTTGCTATAATCGGTTCTGGACCTGCAGGACTCTTTGGAGCGCTGAAACTTTTGGAGCATGGAGTTAGGCCTGTCGTAATTGAGCGTGGCAGCGAAACTTCAAAGCGTAAACGCGACATTGCCATGATAAGCACAACTGGAATTGTCGATGAAAATTCAAATTACTGTTTTGGTGAAGGAGGAGCTGGAACTTTCAGCGATGGAAAACTTTACACACGCAGCAACAAGCGCGGAAACATAAATGGCATTTTAAAAATCTTTGAGCATTTCGGGGCGGACAAAAAAATTCTTACGGACGCTCATCCTCATATCGGCACAGACAAACTTCCGGCAATTGTAAACAACATTCGGAATTTTATTTTGCAACAGGGCGGCGAATTTCTTTTTGATACTGAATGTGTTGATTTCATTTTAGAAAAATCCGGCAGTGAAAAAATTGTAAAAGGCGTTGTTGTAAAAAATCATGGCGAAATAAAAAGTATTTTTGCGGATGCTGTTCTTCTGGCAACAGGGCATTCAGCTGACAGTATTTATACTTTGCTTGCAAAAAATTCCCCGGAATCTCTTGAAGCAAAAACTTTTGCAATGGGTGTTCGTGTTGAGCATCCAAGAACTTTGATTGACTTAATTCAGTTTCATGGAGAAAAAAAACAGGAACTAGGAGCTGCAGAATACAGACTTACTTCGCAAATTGACGGGCGTGGTGTTTACAGTTTTTGTATGTGCCCGGGAGGTTTTGTTGTTCCAAGCAGCACCGGTCCATCTGAAATTGTCGTGAATGGAATGTCTGCCGCAGGACGCAATAGCAAGTGGAGCAATTCAGCGATTGTTGTAGAAACTCGCCCGGAAGATATTCCTAATGAATTTGTTGAAAAAGCAAAGTCAATTGGAACTGAAAAAATTGCGGGGCTTCTTTTTAGAAAATTTATTGAGCAGAAAACTTTTGAAAATGGAATAGGACAAAAAGCTCCGGCTCAACGTCTTGTGGATTTTCTGAATCGCAAGTCAAGTGAAAGCCTTCCGCCTGCAAGCTATGCTCCCGGAGTTGTCGCAAGCCGTTTGGATGAATGGCTTCCCGCTCAAATTTCAAATCGCCTTGAAAAAGCTTTTGTGGAATTCAACAAGTCAATGAAAGGCTTTGTCTGTGATGACGCGCTTTTGATTGCTTCGGAAACACGCACAAGCACTCCTGTAAGAATTCTTCGTGGCAAGGAAAGTTTTGAATGCCTTGGTTTGAGGAATCTTTTTCCGGCTGGAGAAGGAAGCGGATATTCCGGCGGCATTGTAAGTTCTGCAATGGACGGTGAAAATGCCTGTGAAAGGATTGCACTGCAATGGAGCAAATAG
- a CDS encoding ATP-grasp domain-containing protein: MEQIVLAGASFVFGLDEIREAFLSIGIESSFAEVPYMLKYQKISEKEKIEFTEKISENKIVVPLSEYWISECIKSNNCRISKNALLASRSKKKLYSLLSIFKVPKNFDSIQQAKDFVNQTGKSIIVKPDGLFSGYGIKISNKENIDEVEKFIFNARNVNNRALKLFEIKNNNALVTEYIFGKEYSADIFYFKGKISLVRLCKKEIVFIHGTPCTAVYQLLNPTAEIKSVLEKWCNALFEKENISFGQFDFIEDRDGDFVPIDFAPRIGGGIEELLKCCKKNVYADAVLNIFNKNENNILPLDEKYLSQFNYLPTKSGKIFNDNYKLLSGKKIIYKHNGDFVPECPSSSASRIAVVIARHKSPVEKEILYSLLIGSEHIEFWKK; this comes from the coding sequence ATGGAGCAAATAGTTTTAGCGGGTGCTTCTTTTGTTTTTGGCTTGGACGAAATAAGAGAGGCATTTTTGAGTATTGGAATTGAATCTTCTTTTGCGGAAGTTCCCTATATGCTCAAGTATCAAAAAATTTCAGAAAAAGAAAAAATAGAATTTACTGAAAAAATTTCAGAAAATAAAATTGTTGTTCCGCTGTCTGAATATTGGATTTCTGAATGTATAAAAAGTAATAATTGCAGGATTTCAAAAAACGCATTGCTGGCTTCGCGCTCGAAAAAAAAACTTTATAGTTTGCTGAGCATTTTTAAAGTTCCAAAAAATTTTGATTCGATTCAGCAGGCAAAAGATTTTGTCAATCAAACTGGAAAAAGTATAATTGTAAAACCCGACGGACTTTTTTCTGGCTATGGAATAAAAATTTCAAACAAAGAAAATATTGATGAAGTTGAAAAATTTATTTTTAATGCCCGCAATGTGAATAACCGCGCGCTAAAACTTTTTGAAATTAAAAACAACAATGCGCTTGTTACAGAATATATTTTTGGAAAAGAATACAGCGCGGATATTTTTTATTTTAAAGGAAAAATTTCTTTGGTCCGGCTTTGCAAAAAAGAAATTGTCTTTATTCATGGAACTCCGTGCACTGCGGTTTATCAGCTTTTGAATCCTACCGCGGAAATAAAGTCAGTTCTTGAAAAATGGTGCAATGCTTTATTTGAAAAAGAAAATATTTCATTCGGGCAGTTTGATTTTATTGAAGACCGTGATGGCGATTTTGTTCCGATTGATTTTGCGCCTAGAATTGGCGGCGGAATTGAAGAGCTTTTAAAGTGCTGCAAAAAAAATGTCTATGCGGATGCTGTGCTGAATATTTTTAATAAAAATGAAAACAACATTTTGCCTTTGGATGAAAAATATCTTTCGCAGTTTAATTATCTTCCTACAAAAAGCGGAAAAATTTTCAATGACAACTATAAGCTTCTTTCTGGAAAAAAAATCATTTACAAGCACAATGGAGACTTTGTTCCTGAATGTCCTTCAAGCTCTGCAAGCAGAATCGCAGTTGTAATTGCACGTCATAAATCGCCTGTTGAAAAAGAAATTTTATATTCGCTTTTAATTGGCAGTGAGCATATTGAGTTTTGGAAAAAATGA
- a CDS encoding radical SAM protein has protein sequence MEKNFYQNCIQCPRKCQSDRNSGKTGFCGETENLKIASAGLHFGEEPLITVFGGSGTIFFTGCTLKCSFCQNYQISQQGMGANVDEKEFVKICITLQELGAENINLVTGSHHIPKIAQFIKAAKNSGLEIPVAWNSSAYESVESLELLKNVVDIWLPDFKTISSKASKKLFMAEDYPLVAKKSISWMIKKFPLKIEEVSKNGEKKEKIKRGVIIRHLALPGKIDDTILALEWLKKNADGKSCISLMSQYTPVPFKSKTEAEKNWRENSLNAFENRLINKDEDETLRDIIEAYDFEYLFYQDLSDDTSWLPDFNRTQPFSNALAKPIWHWKEKFLTN, from the coding sequence ATGGAAAAAAATTTTTACCAGAACTGCATTCAGTGTCCAAGAAAATGCCAGTCAGACAGAAATAGCGGAAAAACTGGATTCTGTGGAGAAACAGAAAATTTGAAAATCGCTTCTGCAGGATTGCATTTTGGCGAAGAACCGCTCATTACAGTTTTCGGCGGAAGCGGAACAATTTTTTTTACGGGCTGCACTTTAAAATGCTCGTTCTGCCAAAATTATCAGATAAGCCAGCAAGGAATGGGCGCAAATGTAGATGAAAAGGAATTTGTAAAAATCTGCATCACGCTTCAAGAGCTTGGAGCTGAAAATATAAATTTAGTTACTGGAAGCCATCACATTCCAAAAATCGCGCAGTTCATAAAAGCAGCAAAAAATTCAGGGCTTGAAATTCCGGTTGCCTGGAATTCCAGCGCTTATGAATCAGTTGAAAGTCTTGAGCTTTTAAAAAATGTTGTCGATATATGGCTTCCGGATTTTAAAACAATCAGCAGCAAGGCAAGCAAAAAACTTTTTATGGCAGAAGATTATCCGCTTGTTGCAAAAAAAAGCATCAGCTGGATGATAAAAAAATTTCCGCTTAAAATAGAAGAAGTTTCAAAAAACGGTGAAAAGAAAGAAAAAATAAAACGCGGTGTTATAATAAGACATCTTGCTTTACCTGGAAAAATTGATGACACAATTCTTGCGCTTGAATGGCTGAAAAAAAATGCGGACGGAAAAAGCTGCATTTCACTCATGTCGCAGTACACGCCTGTTCCTTTTAAGTCAAAAACTGAAGCTGAAAAAAACTGGAGAGAAAATTCTCTTAACGCTTTTGAAAACCGCTTGATTAACAAAGACGAAGATGAAACTTTGCGCGACATTATTGAAGCCTACGACTTTGAATATTTGTTTTATCAAGATTTGAGCGACGACACAAGCTGGCTTCCTGACTTTAACAGAACGCAACCTTTCAGCAACGCGCTTGCAAAACCTATTTGGCATTGGAAAGAAAAATTTTTAACAAATTGA
- a CDS encoding NUDIX hydrolase, translating into MENNRFNFCPECGSKKIQTLLNGRQWFCPDCGLELFNNVASAVGVILENEKHEILFERRAKEPRKNFLAFPGGFCEPDEEPEKSVMRECSEEIGVVPEKIKFVGAFPNTYVYKKIIYKTCDMFYSASLPSGFEFKTQKSEVISLEWVKVESLADIEKIPLAFESAKKALLKYLEIKNAR; encoded by the coding sequence ATGGAAAATAATAGATTTAATTTTTGTCCTGAATGCGGCTCAAAAAAAATCCAGACTCTTTTGAACGGAAGGCAATGGTTCTGCCCTGACTGCGGGCTTGAGCTTTTTAACAATGTTGCTTCTGCGGTTGGCGTGATTCTTGAAAATGAAAAACATGAAATTCTTTTTGAACGCCGGGCAAAGGAACCTAGAAAAAATTTTCTTGCATTTCCAGGAGGATTTTGCGAACCTGATGAAGAGCCTGAAAAAAGCGTGATGCGTGAATGTTCTGAGGAAATTGGAGTTGTGCCGGAAAAAATAAAATTTGTCGGAGCATTTCCAAATACTTATGTTTACAAAAAAATAATTTATAAAACCTGCGATATGTTTTATTCAGCGTCCCTGCCTTCTGGTTTTGAATTCAAAACTCAAAAAAGTGAGGTCATTTCACTTGAATGGGTGAAGGTTGAATCTTTGGCGGATATAGAAAAAATTCCATTGGCATTTGAATCTGCAAAAAAAGCTCTTTTAAAATATCTGGAGATAAAAAATGCGCGCTAG
- a CDS encoding glycoside hydrolase family 3 protein encodes MKLKVVAFFFCSVIFTVAFADSAKIDFWSDIPPEPLSKKLVESMGDEELLAQILMFGWAGAEPSDLLNSWVIQRGLGSVKVFGWNTDNIQKVAKSVRILQQEAASRSLKIPLFVATDQEGGWIRHVKGETSDTPGNLAIGASGYPLDAYYSGFYINREIRALGINMNFAPTVDLYTNLNSSVIGPRSFGSDPVDSGILGEAFAAGSMDAGVIPTAKHFPGHGDTSLDSHGRLPQIEIDARTLVNRELVPFEYLIKAKIPAIMSGHLSFPQIESDGTPASLSKKFLTDILRRQMNYDGLIITDDMMMNGATLFAGSFHRAVMMAIEAGNDIIISSTTAGLYDNMWTRNLERMRTNSEFKERVKDAARRVIFTKLNYFKSENHAPLYPDENSIFEHIPDKDGQKFFLEQACRSVSVYKQGTAFPLKPAEGERVLIAGPFLALYSEGRKRYPNVSTFHFSYELKNDNSNFDNWNAASLVSVADSYDTIIICVYDKHTANIAKRLRYMDKRVVILSIMSPVFVLDDFDWADTILCGYSYSGYSFAALFGALSGEFIPQGIVPLKH; translated from the coding sequence ATGAAATTAAAAGTTGTAGCATTTTTTTTCTGTTCAGTAATTTTTACAGTTGCCTTTGCTGATTCTGCAAAAATAGATTTTTGGAGCGACATTCCGCCTGAGCCTCTTTCTAAAAAGCTTGTTGAATCCATGGGCGATGAAGAGCTTCTTGCGCAGATTCTTATGTTCGGATGGGCAGGGGCAGAGCCTAGCGACTTGCTGAATTCCTGGGTGATTCAGCGCGGGCTTGGAAGTGTAAAAGTTTTTGGCTGGAATACTGACAATATTCAGAAAGTGGCAAAGTCAGTGCGGATTCTTCAGCAGGAAGCTGCAAGCAGGTCTTTAAAAATTCCGCTGTTTGTTGCTACAGACCAAGAAGGAGGCTGGATTCGCCATGTAAAAGGTGAAACTTCTGATACCCCGGGGAATCTTGCGATTGGAGCTTCCGGTTATCCTTTGGATGCTTATTATTCCGGCTTTTATATAAACCGCGAAATCCGCGCGCTTGGAATTAACATGAATTTTGCTCCGACTGTGGATTTATATACAAATTTGAATTCAAGCGTAATCGGTCCGCGCTCTTTTGGCTCTGATCCTGTTGATTCTGGAATTTTGGGTGAAGCTTTTGCGGCAGGCTCTATGGACGCTGGTGTTATTCCGACTGCAAAACATTTTCCGGGACATGGAGATACAAGCCTTGACAGCCACGGAAGGCTTCCGCAGATTGAAATTGATGCGCGGACTTTGGTGAACCGTGAGCTTGTTCCGTTTGAATATTTGATAAAGGCGAAAATTCCTGCAATAATGAGCGGGCATCTTTCATTTCCGCAGATTGAAAGCGATGGAACTCCTGCAAGCCTTTCAAAAAAATTTCTAACTGATATTTTGCGCCGCCAGATGAATTACGATGGCCTTATAATTACTGATGACATGATGATGAACGGAGCTACTTTGTTTGCCGGCTCCTTTCATCGTGCCGTGATGATGGCGATCGAGGCTGGAAACGACATTATAATTTCTTCCACGACTGCCGGACTTTATGACAATATGTGGACGCGCAATCTTGAGCGGATGAGAACAAATTCAGAATTTAAAGAACGTGTAAAAGATGCCGCCCGTCGCGTTATTTTTACCAAGCTGAATTATTTTAAAAGTGAAAACCATGCGCCGCTTTATCCTGATGAGAATTCAATTTTTGAGCACATTCCTGATAAGGACGGTCAGAAATTTTTCCTTGAGCAAGCTTGCCGTTCCGTGAGCGTTTACAAGCAAGGCACTGCTTTTCCATTGAAGCCTGCTGAAGGTGAGCGGGTTTTAATAGCAGGACCTTTTCTTGCGCTTTATAGTGAAGGCCGAAAGCGTTATCCAAATGTTTCAACTTTTCACTTTAGTTATGAACTGAAAAACGACAACAGCAATTTTGATAATTGGAATGCAGCCTCTTTGGTTTCCGTGGCTGATAGCTATGACACAATTATTATTTGTGTTTATGACAAGCACACGGCGAATATTGCTAAACGTTTGCGGTACATGGACAAGCGTGTTGTCATTCTTTCGATTATGTCGCCGGTTTTTGTTCTAGATGATTTTGACTGGGCGGACACGATTCTCTGCGGATACAGCTACTCAGGTTATTCGTTTGCGGCTTTGTTTGGAGCTTTGAGCGGAGAATTTATTCCGCAGGGAATTGTTCCGTTGAAGCACTAA
- the trxA gene encoding thioredoxin: MEVKINESNFKEEVLNSTKPVLVDFWATWCGPCRMLSPIIEEIAAEKSETLKVGKVNVDEEPALATQFGIASIPMLVLFKNGKVVRTSVGYQPKEEILKLIE; encoded by the coding sequence ATGGAAGTAAAAATCAATGAATCAAATTTCAAAGAAGAAGTTTTAAATTCAACCAAGCCGGTGCTCGTGGACTTTTGGGCAACTTGGTGCGGTCCTTGCAGAATGCTGTCGCCTATAATTGAAGAAATTGCGGCGGAAAAATCAGAAACCTTAAAAGTTGGAAAAGTAAATGTTGATGAAGAGCCAGCCCTCGCAACACAATTTGGAATTGCAAGCATTCCGATGCTTGTGCTTTTCAAAAACGGCAAAGTGGTAAGAACAAGCGTCGGATATCAGCCAAAAGAAGAAATTCTAAAGTTGATAGAATAG